The genomic region TGAACTCAAGCTTTGCGAAGAGGCGAGCGCGCTTTCCAAGCCGTATGCATTGCTGATTGTACAGCGGCAAAGCGCGCTAAAACTGGAAGGTTTGGACCCCATCGCACGTTGTGCCTGGGAGTCTTACGCGCGCCTTAAGAACGGCTTGGAAAGCTGAAGGCTCGCGCGCTTCGTGCCGGGTTCTGCATCAAGCAACGTGCGGCGGCGCCGAAACGTTGACGCGGCTACGGGTTTGTCCGTGGCCATTGGCTTGCGATTCGTGACGAGCGCCCGACCCAGCGAAGGTGGCGGGCGCGACGGGCGACAGGCGGGGCGCCGGAACGAGGCGTGGCAAGAGCGATGAACGCGAAATAAACGGGCCGCATCACGCCGGCGATGCGCAATGCCGCCCGTCGTGGCGTGCGGCTCAGCCGAGCTGCGCGTGAGCGTCGCGGCCGACTTCGTCGATGAAGCGCGCGAGTTGGATGTCGCGTTCGGTCAGCCCGTTCGCGTCGTGCGTGGACAGCGTGATGTCGACGCGGTTGTAGACGTTGAACCACTCTGGATGGTGATCCATTTCCTGCGCCTTGATCGCCACGCGGGTCATGAACCCGAACGCGGCGTTGAAGTCGGTGAAGCGCAGGCTGCGCTGAATCGCGTCGCGGCCGGGTACGGCCGACCAGTGCGGCAGCGTCTCGAGCTGCGTCTTGCGTGCTTCCGATGTGAGCTTGTGGATCATGGCAGTGCCCTCGTGTGCAGTGACGCGCGCCTGGCCGCCGTCGCGCGAGCCGCGCGAAGCGTCGGCGCGCCATCGGGACATTCTTCCATATTTGCGGCCAGACGACGTTGATTCAGGCGCGGCCGGTGGCGTCGTCGTCACCGGCCCAGCCTTCGCCGGTGCCGCGATGCAGGACCCGGTCGCCGGCCAGCACGGCGCCGGCCGGGTGCTCGGCGAGCCCGGCGAGCCGCCTGGCCAGCGCGCGCGCGTCCACCTTCGCGAGCGCGAACAACTGCTCGAAATCGTCGATCACGAAGTAGGTCTTCTGGAACGTGTCGATGCGATAGGCGGTGCGCATCACGCGGTCGAGATCGAAGCCGATCCGGTTCGGCGCGGCGCTTTCGAGGCTGTAGACCGATTCGCCGCGGCTCGACACGATGCCGGCGCCATAGATGCGCAGCTGGTCGCGATCGTGCCGGCTGCGGATCAGGCCGAATTCCACCGTGTACCAGTAGAGCCGGCCCAGCAGCGACAGCGCGAACGGGTCGTCGGAGACGGCGAGCGCGGCCTGGCCGTAGGCATGCATGTAGTCGGCGAACACCGGATCGATCAGCAGCGGCACGTGGCCGAACAGGTCGTGGAAGCAGTCCGGCTCCTGCAGGTAGTCGAGCTGGTCCGGGCGGCGCATCCACCAAGTGACGGGAAAGCGGCGGCTCGCAAGGTGTGCGAAGAATACGTCGGCCGGCACGAGCCCCGGCACCGCGACGATTTCCCAGCCGGTGGCCGGCTGCAGCTGCCGGTTCACGTCCTCGAACGACGGCACGCGGTCGGCCGGCAGCGTGAGGCGTTTCATGCCGGCCACGAATGCGTCGGCCGCGCGGCCCTCGAGCAGCGCCGTCTGCCGCGCGTAGAGCTGCGACCAGACTGCGTGATCGACGCGCGTGTAGCGCTCGAGCGGCTGATCGATGGTGAAATCCTGGCGGGTCTCGAGACCCGCGTCGAACTGCTCCTGAAGCATCGCGGTGACGACGTTGGACATGGCTGGCTGGGCACGGCTGCGGTGACGATGGATGCCAGTGTAGAGCGGGTAACGCGCGGGAAGGGCGCAATTTCGACGCTTGTGGAACTTTTAATGCGATAATTTCGCATCAATTTACTAAATCACGCGGAGATTATTCATGTTGGAACTCGATCACTTCGATCTGGCGCTGCTGGACGTGCTGCAGCGCTTCGGACGCGCGACCCACCAGCAGCTCGGCGAGCAGGTGCCGCTGTCGCCGTCGCAGATCGGCCGGCGCCTGCAGCGCCTCGAGGCGGCCGGCGTGATCGACGGCTATCGCGTGGTGCTGCGCCCGGAGCGGCTCGGGCTCGGCGTGACCGCGTTCACCAGCCTGAAGCTCAAGCACCACGGCGATTCGATCATCGAGCAGTTCCAGCAGCAGATCGACGTGCTGGCCGAGGTGCTCGAATGCCATGCGGTGGTGGGTGATGCCGACTATCTGCTGAGGATCGTGGCGCCTGATCTGAACGCGCTGTCGTCGTTCGTGATGAAGAAGCTGATGCGCGTGCCCGGCGTGGACAGCGTGCGCTCGAACATCGTGCTGACCACCTTCAAGCGCAGCGGCCCGCTGCCGCTGTCGCATCTGGAGCCGGGAGCGGCGCCGGCCTGAGCGGCGCCGGCCAAGGCGAGGAAGGGGCAATTCTGCCCGGTGCGCGGCCAGCCGGCTCAGGCGGCCGTGGGCTCGTGGGCCAGCAGATCGACGTAGGCCACCGCCACCAGATCCTCGCTGGCCACGCCGAGCTTCGCGAACACCTCGTGCGCCTCGGCCTCGCCGCCCGCTTCGTCGTCGCCCTCGGCCAGCACCACCTCGAGTTCGACGAAATCGCCGAGCCCGTCCACGCGGTCCAGGTGGATTCGCGTGCGGCCGGCCAGATAGACGTGGCGTTCCTTCGTCACGATGCCGCGCGTGGTCAGCGCGGTGGCGAGCAGCGCATGCATCGCGTCCGGGTTGGTCACGGGGCTGCGCGTGTAGTACGAGGCCTTCGGGCCGTCGCGGTCGTCGCGCTGGTAGAAGATCAGTTCCGCCGGCGTGCCGTCCTCGAAGCGGCGCAGCTTGAGGCGGCCGCGCGGCACGTCGTAGAAGAAATCCTGCTGCCGATAAAAAAGCGGTTCCTCGGTGGCGAG from Burkholderia glumae LMG 2196 = ATCC 33617 harbors:
- a CDS encoding DUF3717 domain-containing protein encodes the protein MSDISIHELEAAINFWRARSPSSGDELKLCEEASALSKPYALLIVQRQSALKLEGLDPIARCAWESYARLKNGLES
- a CDS encoding 4a-hydroxytetrahydrobiopterin dehydratase; the protein is MIHKLTSEARKTQLETLPHWSAVPGRDAIQRSLRFTDFNAAFGFMTRVAIKAQEMDHHPEWFNVYNRVDITLSTHDANGLTERDIQLARFIDEVGRDAHAQLG
- the phhA gene encoding phenylalanine 4-monooxygenase translates to MSNVVTAMLQEQFDAGLETRQDFTIDQPLERYTRVDHAVWSQLYARQTALLEGRAADAFVAGMKRLTLPADRVPSFEDVNRQLQPATGWEIVAVPGLVPADVFFAHLASRRFPVTWWMRRPDQLDYLQEPDCFHDLFGHVPLLIDPVFADYMHAYGQAALAVSDDPFALSLLGRLYWYTVEFGLIRSRHDRDQLRIYGAGIVSSRGESVYSLESAAPNRIGFDLDRVMRTAYRIDTFQKTYFVIDDFEQLFALAKVDARALARRLAGLAEHPAGAVLAGDRVLHRGTGEGWAGDDDATGRA
- a CDS encoding Lrp/AsnC family transcriptional regulator, whose product is MLELDHFDLALLDVLQRFGRATHQQLGEQVPLSPSQIGRRLQRLEAAGVIDGYRVVLRPERLGLGVTAFTSLKLKHHGDSIIEQFQQQIDVLAEVLECHAVVGDADYLLRIVAPDLNALSSFVMKKLMRVPGVDSVRSNIVLTTFKRSGPLPLSHLEPGAAPA
- a CDS encoding class IV adenylate cyclase, with amino-acid sequence MARNIEIKARARDFDGLRDKAASLATEEPLFYRQQDFFYDVPRGRLKLRRFEDGTPAELIFYQRDDRDGPKASYYTRSPVTNPDAMHALLATALTTRGIVTKERHVYLAGRTRIHLDRVDGLGDFVELEVVLAEGDDEAGGEAEAHEVFAKLGVASEDLVAVAYVDLLAHEPTAA